CGCGATGCCCTGCACGGGGGTCGGCACGCCCTGCAGCACGAGGATGTTGTTGAGCAGCGCGACGAAGAGGAGCCCGCCGAGGGCGCGCGGGATGCTGCCGGATCCGCCGAGCAGACTGATGCCGCCCACCACGACCGCGGTGATCGCGTCGAACTCGTAGCCGATGCCGATGCCGGGGCGGGCCGTCTGCAGCGTCACGCCGAGCAGCACGCCGGCGAGCCCGCTGAGCCCCGCGGTGAGCACGAACGCCGAGGCCCGCGTGCGGGCGAGCGGCACCGCGCTCGCCCTGGTCGCGTCGGGGTTGCTGCCGGCGGCGTAGATCCATCGCCCGAGCGTCGTCCGCGAGAGCATGAGATGGCCCGCCACCGCGACGACGAGGAAGACGATCACGATGATCGGGATCCCGAGCACCCGGCCGTTCAGGAAGGTCTGGGCCGCCTTGTCGGTGCCGTAGACGATCACGCCGCCCACGCTCCACTGCGCGATGCCGAGCACGATGGTGCTCACCGCGAGCGTCGTGATGACCGGGTTGATCCGGGCGTAGCCGATGAGCAGGCCGTTGACGCAGCCCGCCGCGAGCGCGGCGAGGATCGCGACGATCGCCGCGGGCACGGTGCCGATCGCCGGCTGAAGACCGAGGGTCAGGATCGCCCCGACCGCGACCGTCGCCGGCACCGAGAGGTCGGCGAGACCGCGCGTGATGAACACGAGCGCCATGCCGACGACGATGACGCCGAGGATCGAGATGTTGATCAGCACGTTCACGAGGTTGCCGAGCGTGAAGAAGCGGTCCGAGAGGAGCGCCCCCACCACGAGGAGCAGCACGATGCCGAGCGGCATCCCGATGAGGGGCGCGATCCGCGCGGCGAGGTTCGCCTTCGTCACTCTGCTCGTGCCGGGCACCCCCGTCGCGGTGGTGTCGAGTCTGGTGTCGCTCATACCGTCGCCGCCTCTCCTGTCGCCGCGTGCATGACGCTCGTCTCATTCGCCTCCGCGCGGCTCAGCTCCGCGGAGACCCTGCCCTCGTGGAGCACGAAGATGCGGTCGCTCACCGCGAGCACCTCCGGGAGCTCCGAGGAGATCAGCAGGATCGCCGTGCCGGCGGCCGCGAGCTCCCCGATGATCTCGTGGATGTCGGCCTTCGCGCCGACGTCCACGCCGCGGGTGGGCTCGTCGAGGATCAGCACTCGGGGCCGTGCCGCGAGCCACTTCGCGATGACCACCTTCTGCTGGTTGCCGCCGCTCAGGGTGTCGACCGGTCGGTCGATGACCGGCGGCGACACCCCGAGGGCGGTCACCTGATCCTTCGCCAGCTCCTTCTCGCGCGAGCGCGAGATCCATCCCCCCGGTCGACAGCCGTCCCAGCACGGGGAGCGAGATGTTGTCCTTGATCGAAGCGGATGGCACGATGCCGTCGCGCTTGCGATCCTCCGGCACGTAGGCGATCCCGGCCGCGACGCCCTTTCCCGGCGTTCTGGCGTGCACTTCCGCACCGTCGACCCGCACGGTGCCGGACTGCGCCCGGTCGAGGCCGAAGACGGCGCGCGCGACCTCGGTGTGGCCCGCGCCCACGAGGCCCGCGAGGCCGACGATCTCGCCGGCGCGCACGCTGAGCGAGACATCCTCGAAGGCGCCCGAGCGGGAGAGCCCCTCGACCTCGAGTACCGTCTCGCCGATGGGCACCTCCCGCTTGGGGAAGACGTCGGTGAGATCGCGCCCCACCATGAGCCGGATCATCTCCCCCGCGGTGAGGCCCTCGGACTCGCGCGTCTCGATCTGGCGCCCGTCGCGGAGCACGGTGACCCGGTCGGCGAGATCGAGCACCTCGCGGAGCCGGTGGCTGATGTAGATTATGGCGATGCCGTCCTCGCGCATGCGGCGCACCACCTGGAACAGCGCGAGCGACTCGTGCTCGCTGAGCGACGAGGTCGGCTCGTCGAGCACGATGATGCTCGGGCGCTGCGCGTAGGCCTTCGCGATCTCGACGATCTGCTGCTGGCTCACGGTGAGCGAGCCGAGGATCGCGGACGGATCGATTCTCGCGTCGAGGGCCTCGAGCACGGCGACCGCCTCGTCGTGCAGTCGACGGCGCTGGACGAGGCCGAAGCGCGACGGGGTCGCGCCGAGGGTGATGTTCTCGGCGACGGTCAGGTCGGGCACGAGGTTCAGCTCCTGGTAGACCATGCCGATGCCCCGCCTGCGGGCGTCGATGGGGCCGGCGATCCGCACATCCTCACCGTCGAGCCGGATGACGCCCTCGTCGGGCTGGTAGACGCCGGCGAGGATCTTCATGAGGGTCGACTTGCCCGCCCCGTTCTCGCCCACGATCGCGTGGACCTCGCCCGCGTCGACCGCGAGGTCGACGTCGGAGAGGGCCCGGATCCCCGGGAACGACTTGGAGATGCCTCGCATCTCGAGTACCGCGCTCATGCCTCGCTCCTTCCGCCCGCGTCGGCCGATGCCGCGCGGATCTCACTGGGGCCGCACACGAACTCGACCCGGTGGTCGACGCTCTCGCCGGGCTCGAGCACGGGCAGCACGCCGGCCTCGCGCGCGGCGGCGCGGCCGAGGCTCCAGTCGACGTTGGTCGGTTCGAGGCCCAGCACGTAGTGCCCCTCGCCCATCATCTTCCACTGGTGCAGCGCGGGCAACGTCGCGGAGTCGAAGCGGATCGCGAGCCGCAGATCGAGATGCGGGTTGTCGACCGCGACCTCGGCTTCGTCGCACCCGCTGAAATCGTGCTTGAACACCTGCTCGACGTATCCGGCGACGGGTTCCGAGATGCTCCACCAGTCGGCGAGCCCCGTCTCGGCCGCGGCGTCGCGCGGAGTGACCGACTTCGACGGCACCGTGAGCACCGCGGCCTCGTCGAGGAGCGGCCAGCCGATATTGGCGTGGTACAGCACCATGGTGCCCGCGGGGGCGGCCGCTTCGTTCGTGATGTGGTCCTCGATCACGACGCGCGCGGTGCCGAGCGGGATCGTGATCCGCCTGCGGAGCACCAGGTTCTCGCCGAACACGGTGGTCTGGCGCACCTCTCCTTCGACGACGATCTCCTCATCGGTGGTCTCCGCGCGCGTCACCGTGGCGGGGATGCCGCCGACGCGGCCGTGCATCGGGTAATCGACGCCGGCTTCGGTGCTCGGGGGCCCGAACGCGTCGAGGCCGCAGGTCGCGAGCAGCCCGCCGCCGAAGCTGCGGAGCCACTCCGTGCCGGAGTCGACGGTCAGGCCCGGAGCGGGAAAACCGGTCGGCGAGTGCCAGGCGAGGGGCACGCCGCGATAGGTCGCGGCGCCCAGGTCGAGCGCCCGGTCCGGGTGCACGTGCACGGTGAGACCCGCGCCGGAGGTGAGGATCAGCCTGCGCGCGCCTCGCGCGGGACCCTGGGTCTCGACGAGATCGTCGATGCCCGCGAGCTGTCGCGGCGAGCCCGTGCGGCGGCGCGCCTCGGCCGGCGACCGACCGTAGAAGAGAGGGGCGGCGGGCATGATCAGAGTCCGAGCTCTCCGCGCTCGGCCGCCAGCTGCTGGTTGCCCGGCCCGAAGTGCTTGAGCAGCACGAGATCGTCGGTCGCGGAGGTGTTGGTGACCTCGACCCCGTTCTTCGCCGCGGCCGCGGTGATGAAGAACTCATCGCTCGAGAGCTGGCCGTAGCGGATGCTCGCGATCGCAGCGATCGGCAGGTCGTCGAGACGACCGTGACCGGCGACGGCGATGAGCCCGTGCGCGTCGCGATCGGCGATCGTCACGCTGCCGCCCGGAGCCACCGTGAGCTCCTTCGCGCTGAACGCGGACGAGCGGTAGGTGATCCAGCGCTCGACGTACTCGGGCGATCCCGCGCGGCTCTCGATCGTCTCGATCGGGGGCGTGAAGCGGTTGCTCCAGAACTCGGGGTCGACGTTGCGCTCCCAGTCGACGAGTTCGACGATGAAGTCGAGGTCGCCCACGCGGTCGGCCGGCACGTCCTTCCAGAGCAGCTCGTCCGGCACCTCGCGGTTGTTCGACCAGGACTCCGTCATCGCGAAGACGTCGCAGGCGGCCTGCGGTTCGTAGGTGCACATGCTCGCCGGGGCGTGCAGGATGCCGGCCGGCACGTCCCAGCCGGTGCCCGGTGTGATCCGGTAGGCCTTGGAGAGATCGGTGATGCGGTTGTCGCCGCCCGTGAGGAACGCGGCGAACTTGTCGCGCAGCTCGTCGCGGGTGACCTCGGGGTGCAGGCCGAAGAACGTGTAGGGGAACCGGCCGCCGTGGTTGTTCATCTGCGGCGGAAAGTAGTAGGCCTCGGGCTTGCCCGGCTTGCCGACGAGGGCTGCGTGCTCGTCGCGGTGGTGGATGTGGAAGGGCAGGGGGAACTCGTTGTCGAAGAACTTCGAGTACATGGGCCACAGGCCGTGGCTCTCCCAGAGGCCGCCGATGGCGTCGCCCTTCGTGTGGGCGACGAACTCGTCGAGCGGGATCACGCCTCCGGTCGGGTCGAGCACGAGGCTGAGGCCCTCGAACGGGTCGGTGAGCGGGCCGTTCTCGGCGCGCACGGCGCTCGCGAGCCAGCGTTCGTCGATGCCGCCGCGCTCCTTGCCGAGGGGGAAGTAGTCGTCGGGGTGGAGGCGGATGCGGCGGCCGGGAGTGCAGAACGCGCGCGGCACCCAGGTCGGGGCGAGGCGGAGGATGCCGCCCGCCTCGTTCATCGCCCGATCGATCGCGGCCTCGGATCCGGTGACGCCCTCGTAGGGGCCGGCCTGTGCCATGTTCACTCCTTCGTGTCGTGCGCGGTCGCCGCTGTCGCGGCGCTCGTCCTTCAGGTTCATTGAACCAGAAATGTTTCATTGAAGCTACCAGATGGTTTCGCGGAGCGCAAGACCGGCGGAACCGCCCCGCCAAACCGCCCCGCACCCTCGCCCCCGCCGCTCGCGACGACTCAGTATGCTCGGTCGCATGGCGGTGAACAGCAGCGTCGACGGCGAGCGCCGACGGAAAGAACTGGTCGAACTCGTCGAGGCGGCCGGCGAGATCTCGATCGAGGAGGCCCGCGCCCGCTTCGAGGTGTCGGCCATGACGATCCGCCGCGATCTCGAGGTGCTCGAACTCGAAGGGCGGCTCCGCCGGGTGCGGGGCGGCGCGGTGCCGGCGCCCGCCGCCCGCAGCCACGACGATCGGCTCGCGACCCGCAGCGCGGCGAAGCGCGCGATCGCGCGGAAGGCGCTGGCGCTCGTGCCCGTGCGCGGTGCGATCGCGCTCGACGCCTCCACCACCGTGCACGCGCTCGCGGAGACGCTCGGCGAGCGCGACGGGCTCGTCGCCCTCACCAACTCGATCCAGACGTTCGAGGCCCTCACTCGCGCGGGCGGCATCGAGGCGCAGCTGACGGGCGGCCGTCACGAATCGGTCACCGGCAGCCTCGTCGGACCGCTCGCGAACGCGGGGGCGAGGGCCCTGCACACCCGCGTCTTCTTCAGTTCCGCGGCCGCGCTGCACCCCGGCACCGGCACGTCGGAGGCATCGCTCGCCGAGGCCGAGGTCAAGCAGCAGTTCGCGCAGGTCGCCGACCGCACGGTGCTCTGCATCGATGCCTCGAAGCTCGGCGAGCGCTCGACCGGACACGCCCTCGAGCTCGCCGACGTCTCGACGCTGGTGACCGAGCTCGACCCGGCCGACCCTCGCCTCGACCCCTACCGGGACCGCGTCGAGCTGGTGTGACGTGAGTCGGCGACGGGCACCCGGCGGGAGGGCGCCCGCCCCTTGTCTCGAATGTCGTTTCGTGTTACATTCACACGAAACAACACTTTCGGATCAGGAGCCCACATGACCCGCCCCGTCACCGTCGACGACCTCATCGCACGCTCGAACCGGCTGGGAGCCGACAGGAAGAACACCAACTTCGCAGGCGGCAACACGTCGGCGAAGGGCGCAGCCACCGACCCGGTGACGGGCGACGAGATCCAGCTGATGTGGGTCAAGGGATCCGGGGGCGACCTCGGCACGCTCACCCCCGCAGGCCTCTCCGCACTGCGCGTCGACCGGCTGCGCGCGCTCACCGAGGTCTACCCCGGCGTCGACCGCGAAGACGAGATGGTCGCGGCCCTCGACTACTGCCTGCACGGCAAGGGGGGCGCGGCCCCCTCCATCGACACCGCGATGCACGGCCTCGTCGATGCGGCGCACGTCGACCACCTGCACCCCGACTCGGGCATCGCGATCGCCACCGCAGCCGAGGGCGAGGAGCTCACCGCGAAGATCTTCGGCGATCGCGTCGTCTGGGTGCCCTGGCGCCGCCCCGGATTCCAGCTCGGCCTCGACATCGCGGCCATCAAGGCGGCGCACCCGCAGGCCGTCGGCTGCATCCTCGGCGGCCACGGCATCACGGCGTGGGGCGACACCAGCGAGGAGTGCGAGCGCAACTCGCTGTGGATCATCGACACCGCAGCCGACTACATCTCCGAGCACGGCGCCCCCGAGCCCTTCGGCGCCGTCGTAACCGGCTACGAGCCGCTGCCGGAGTCCGAACGACGCGCCCGCGCCGCCGCGCTCGCGCCCGCCATCCGCCGCATCGCGTCGCACGACAGCACGATGGTCGGCCACTTCGACGACAGCGAGCCGGTGCTCGACTTCCTCTCCCGCGAGAAGCTCTTCCCGCTCTCCGAGCTGGGCACGAGCTGCCCCGACCACTTCCTCCGCACCAAGGTCAAGCCGCTCGTGCTCGACCTCCCCGCCACCGCGACCCTCGAGCAGCAGCTCGAGCGCCTCCCGCAACTGCACGAGGACTACCGCGCCGCCTACCGCGCCTACTACGACGCGCACGCCGACGAGACGAGTCCCGCCATGCGCGGCGCCGACCCGCTCATCGTGCTCGTGCCCGGCGTCGGCATGTTCTCCTACGGCAAGGACAAGCAGACCGCCCGAGTCGCCGGCGAGTTCTACCTCAACGCCATCAACGTCATGCGCGGCGCCGAAGCGCTGTCGCGCTACGCGCCCATCGGCGACGCCGAGAAGTTCCGCATCGAGTACTGGGCCCTCGAGGAGGCGAAGCTGCGGCGCCTGCCCGCGCCGAAGTCCCACCAGGGACGCATCGCCCTCGTCACCGGCGCCGCCTCCGGCATCGGCAAGGCGATCGCCACGCGCCTCGCAGCGCAGGGCGCCTGCGTGATCGTCGCCGACCTCGACGCCGAGAAGGCCCGAGCGGCGGCCTCGGAGCTCGGCAGCACCGACGTGGCGGTCGGAGTGGCGGCCGACGTCTCCGACGCCGCCGCGGTGAGCGCCGCGATCGACGAAGCCGTGCTCGCCTTCGGCGGCCTGGACCTCGTCGTCAACAACGCGGGCCTCTCGCTCTCGAAGCCGCTGCTCGAGACGACCGAGCGCGACTGGGACCTGCAGCACGACGTCATGGCGAAGGGCTCCTTCCTCGTCTCGCAGGCCGGCGCCCGAGCCATGATCGCGCAGGGCATGGGTGGCGACATCGTCTACATCTCGTCGAAGAACAGCGTCTTCGCCGGCCCGAACAACATCGCCTACTCCGCCACGAAGGCCGATCAGGCCCACCAGGTGCGGCTGCTCGCGGTCGAGCTCGGAGAGCACGGGATCCGCGTGAACGGCATCAACCCCGACGGCGTGGTGCGCGGATCCGGCATCTTCGCCTCCGGCTGGGGCGCCAATCGCGCCGCGACCTACGGTGTGAAAGAGGAGGACCTGGGCCAGTTCTACGCCAACCGCACGATCCTCAAGCGGGAGGTGCTGCCGGAGCACGTCGCCGACGCGGTGTACGTGCTCACCTGCGACGAGCTCAGCCGCACCACCGGCCTCCACGTACCCGTCGACTCCGGCGTCGCCGCCGCCTTCCTGCGATGAGCACCGCACCCTTCGCAGCGGCGCACGGGGGCACGGGGGCCGACGGCGCCGTCGCCGCCGTCGACCTCGGCGCGAGCAGCGGCAGGGTGATCCTCGGGCGGGTCGAGGACGGCGCGCTGCGCACCCAGCACATCGCCCGCTTCGCCAACGACCCGGTGCGCACCCGCGACGGCCTGCACTGGAATCTGCTCGAGCTCTACCGCCAGGCGCTCGCGGGGCTCGCCCTCGCCGAGCGCGGCGCGCCAGGAGAGATCATCTCGGCCGGCGTCGACTCCTGGGCCGTCGATTACGGCCTGCTGCGCGACGGCCGGCTGCTCGGCGTGCCGTACCACTACCGGGACGCCCGCTGCGAGGCCGGCGTGGCGCGGGTGCACGAGATCGTCGCGCCCGAGGCGCTCTACGCCGCCAACGGCCTGCAGCACCTGAGCTTCAACACGGTCTTCCAGCTCGCCGCCGAGGGCCCGCTGCTCGAACTCGCCGACCGCATGCTGATGATCCCGGACCTCCTGGGCTATTGGCTCACCGGGGTGGCCTCGGCCGAGCTCAGCAACGCGTCGACCACCGGCCTGCTCGACCCCCGCACCCGCACCTGGGACACGGCGCTCGCCGAGCGCCTCGGCCTCTCCCCGCGGATCCTGCCGCCGCTCGTCGAGGCCGGCACCCGACTGGGGCCGCTGGTGCCCGAGGTCGCGGAGATCGTGGGACGGGCCTTCGACGTCACCGCGGTCGCCTCGCACGACACCGCGTCGGCTGTGGCCGCGATCCCGAGCTCGCGCCCCGACTTCGCGTACATCTCGTGCGGCACCTGGGGCCTCGTCGGGCTCGAGCTCGACGCCCCCGTGCTCAGCGAGGAGGCCCGCCTCGCGAACTTCACCAACGAGGGCGGGATCGACGGCACCACGCGGTTCCTGCACAACGTGATGGGCCTGTGGCTGCTGTCGGAGTCGCTGCGGCACTGGTACCCGGGATCCTCGGACGCTCAGCGTTCGAGCCGCCTGCAGGAGCTGCTCGCCGAGGCGTCGCGGCTCGGCGGGCCGGTGCCGCTGTTCGACGTCAACGACCTCTCGTTCATGCCCCCGGGCGACATCCCCGGGCGCATCGACGCCTGGTGCGCCCGGCACGGCGAACGCGCTCCCGGCACTCCCGCCGAGACCGTGCGCTCGATCGTCGAGAGCCTCGCGGCCGCCTTCGCCGACGCCGTGCGCACGGCCGCCGAGCTGGCGGGCCGCGACGTCTCGATCATCCACATCGTCGGAGGCGGATCGCTGAACGCGCTGCTGTGCCAGGCCCTCGCCGACCGCTCGGGCCTGCCGGTGCTCGCGGGCCCCGTCGAGGCGACCGCGATGGGCAACCTGCTGGTGCAGGCGCAGGCCGCCGGCCAGGTCGATCCCGGCCTCGACGCGCTCCGCGCCGTCGCGGCCCGGTCCGCTTCCCTCACGACCTACACCCCCGGCGCACGGTCCCGGTAGGGCCCGGGCGTCGGCTCCGGAAAGGAACGCACAGCACATGGCCAAGCGCCAACTCCCCAACCCGGTCGAGCTGCTCGAACTCATGCAGTTCAAGAAGCCCGACTTCAACGGCAAACGGCGGCGACTCGAATCGGCCCTCACCATCGCCGACCTGCAGCGCATCGCGAAGCGCCGCACCCCGAAGGCCGCCTTCGACTACACCGACGGGGCGGCCGAGGGCGAGCTGTCGCTCGCGCGAGCGCGCCAGGCGTTCGAGGACATCGAGTTCCACCCCGACATCCTCAAGCCCGCCGAGCACGTCGACGCGTCGATCGAGATCCTGGGCGGCCGCTCCTCGCTGCCGTTCGGCATCGCGCCGACCGGCTTCACCCGCCTCATGCAGACGGAGGGCGAGATCGCCGGCGCGGGAGCCGCGGGGGCGGCGGGGATCCCCTTCACCCTCTCGACGCTCGGCACCACCTCGATCGAGAACGTCCGCGCGGCGAACCCGAACGGCCGCAACTGGTTCCAGCTCTACGTGATGCGCGAGCGCGAGATCTCGTACGGCCTGGTCGAGCGCGCCGCGGCAGCGGGCTTCGACACCCTGATGTTCACGGTCGACACCCCGATCGCGGGCGCCCGTCTGCGCGACAAGCGCAACGGCTTCTCGATCCCGCCGCAGCTGTCGCTGAGCACGATCGCGAACGCCATCCCGCGGCCGTGGTGGTGGTTCGACTTCCTCACCACGCCCAAGCTCGAGTTTGCGTCGCTCTCGACCACGGGCGGCACGGTGGGCGACCTGCTCAACGCCGCCATGGATCCCACGATCTCCTACGACGATCTCGCCGTGATCCGGCAGATGTGGCCGGGCCGGATCGTGATCAAGGGGGTGCAGAACGTGCCCGACGCGGTGAAGCTCGTCGATCTCGGCGTCGACGGCATCGTGCTCTCGAATCACGGCGGCCGACAGCTCGACCGGGCGCCCGTGCCGTTCCACCTGCTGCCCCGCGTGGTGCGCGAGGTCGGCGACGACGCCACCGTGATGATCGACACCGGCATCATGAACGGCGCCGACATCGTCGCCTCGGTCGCGCTCGGCGCGAAGTTCACGCTCGTGGGACGCGCCTACCTGTACGGGCTGATGGCCGGCGGCCGCGCCGGGGTCGATCGCATGATCGCCATCCTGCGCAGCGAGATCGAGCGCACCATGGCCCTGCTCGGGGTCTCGACCCTTGACGAGCTCGAGCCGCGCCACGTCACGCAGCTGAGCCGTCTCACCCCCATCTCCCGGGTCGCGAACGAGGCCGAGCGCGCCTGAGCGCGCTCAGGGCCGCTGGGCCCCCGGCAGGCACTCGCGCACCTCGACCCAGGTGTCGAGCTCGCCGGCGAGCTGCCCGGCGAGCTCGTGCGCGCGGGCCCGGTCGGGCACCCGCACCACCCAGATGCGCCGCAGCGGTTTGCCCGCCTCGTTGTACCAGCCGTCGCGGTGCTCGCCGCCCGGCCCCACCACCTCGGCCTGCGTGTCGCTGTCGAGGGTCTCGGTCCACTCGAGCTCGGAGCGGCTGAGCAGCTCGTCGTCGAAGCGGGCGAGAAACCCGACGACCTCTTCGATCCACTCGGGGGTGCGCTGCAGCAGCTCGGACTCGCGGCGGTGCAGCAGAAGCATGAAACGCATGGCGCCCTCCTCTCCCCGGGCGGTCGGGAGGCGCCGCGGGTCGGCCGCCTCGCGCCCCGGTGCTCCCATCGTGGCACAGCGGGCACGCGGCGCGGAAGAATCGGCCCGGCTTCGTCCCACGAAGGCCCACGGAAACGGCGGTGCGGGTGAGACGAAGTCGGGCCGATTGCACGGGCCGATCGCACGGGGCGGCGCGGCGCCGCGGGGCTCAGCCGGCGGCGAGGATGCGCCGCAGCTCCGCGACGAAGCGGTCGATGCTCTGCTGCGCGTCGGCACGCGCGCGCTCGCCCTCGTGGGGGCGGTTCAGGTAGCCGTGCACGGTACCTGGCTGCACGGTCTCGACCACCGCGACGCCCGCCTCGCGCAGCTGGTCGGCGAACTGCTCGCCCGAGGCGCGCAGGTCGTCGGCGTCGGCGTTCACGATCACGACGGGCGGCAGGGCCGCGAGCCGCTCGGCCGGCAGCTCGCCCGCCACGACGGCCCCAGCGGCCGCCGCGCCGGCGGCGTCGCCCAGGTAGGAGTCGTACATGTCGGCGATGCGGCCGGCGTCGAAGCGGCGCTGGGCGGGCAGGGCCGCGGTGGCGGCGTCGAGCTCGGGGTCGAGTCGCTGCACGCGGTGCAGCGTGGGGTACTCGAGCAGCAGCGCGTCGACCGGGCGGCCGGCGCCCGCGGCGGCGGCATCGGCCTGCGCGAGCGCTGCGAGGGTGGCGAGGTGCGCGCCGGCGCTCGCGCCTCCCACGACGAGGGGGCCCTCCTCGGCGCCGGCCCAGCGCAGCACGGCGGCGACGTCCGCGGCGGGCGCCGGCGCCTTCACGGTGTCGCTCGCGAGGGCGTAGTCGACGGAGTGCACGCGGATGCCGGCCTCGGCGAAGCGCCGGGCCGCCCAGTCGGCCTCCGGCCAGTCGAGCGTGCCCCGCATGAACGAGCCGCCGTGCGCCCAGACGAGCGTCGCCCAGGCCGCGCCCTCGGGCTCGTAGCTGCGCACCGGCACCGCCGCCGAACCGGTGCGGTTCGGCAGCCCCGGATCCCGCCCCGCCGCCGGGCCCTCCACCTCGATGTCCGCGATCCGCATCTCCCCGCCCCTCTCGATCGACCCGTGGGTCAGCGCGGTGAGCTCGGCCGTTCCGCCGCCGGGCAGCACCGCGGCCGCTCCGACCGCGCTCGCGAACAGGGCGAGGCAGATTGTGGAGAGCCTGCGCCATCGAGCGGCCGGCCGTCGGCGACTCGCGTGTGGCACGGGCACAGTGTACGGCAGAATCGCGTCGACCGCTCAGGAATCGGTGCGCACCTCGCGGACGCGCGCCTCGATGCCGGTGATGAGGAGGTCGAGGCCGCGGACGAACACCCGCCGGTTGCGCTCCGCCCCCGAGGGGTGATCCCGGATCAGCCGCGCGAGCGTGCCGCCCGCGCGGTCGGGATCGAGGATCTCGTCGGGCGAGAGCGCGTCGAGGGTCACACCGAAGACGAACGCGTCGATGACCTCGATGGCGGTGAGGATCTCGGCCTCGGGCAGCCCGGCCTCGACGAGCGCCTCGGTGAGCACGCTGTAGATGTTCAGCACGTCGGGCTCGTCGATCACCACCGTGAGCATGAGCTGCAGCACGCGGGGGTGGTCGGCGTACATGCGCCAGGTGAGCTCGACCTCCTGCCGGATCTTCTGGCGCCAGTCCGAGGTCTGCGGCAGCCGCCTGATGTACTGCGAGACGAGCACCTGGCGCATGGCCTGGATCACACCCTCGCGCCCCGCCACGTGGTGGTAGAGAGAGGAGACGCTCACGCCGAGGCTGCGGGCGAGGGGCACGAGTTGCAGTTCGCGGCCGGCTTCGACCATGTCGATGGCGGCTCGGCCGATGATCTCCCGGCTGAGACGCGCGGTTCGGGGTCGCGCCACGGGGCCTCCCTTCAGAGTCCTGCTTGACAGATCCTCCCACAGGGTTCACGATGATGCTGATAACCGAAATGGTTTCGGTTTCTGCCGTCACAGCCGCCGGAGAAGAGAACCCAGTGAACATCCCCACCCCAGCCAGCACCGCCGACCCCCGTTTCCCGCTGACGCTGCGCAACGGGAGCGCGACCTTCATGATCGCCCTCGCCAGCCTGATGATGGCGAACCTCGCGCCCTTCATCATGACCGCGCTCGGAGCGCTCGGGTTCGACATCATCGCGAGCGGCAACATCCTCACCTGGGCGCTGCTCGCCTCGGCGGTCGTCGGGCTCGCCAGCGCCCGGCTCGCCTCGGGCCGCGCGCGCCGCCCCCTCGCGATGGTCGGGCTCGCGCTCGCGGCGGTCGCCTTCGCCGCCGCGGTCGTGCCGACGCCCGCCGTCGCCGTCGCGGGCCTCATCGTCGGCGGCACCGGCCTCGGCGCCGCGATCTCGACGTCGGGGGCCGCGATCGCCGCGCTCCGCAACCCCAACCGCGTCTCGGCCACCAGCGGCCTCGTCAACCGCGTGCTCATCACCATCGTGCTCGCCGTGATCCCGATCATCGGCATCACGCA
The genomic region above belongs to Leucobacter muris and contains:
- a CDS encoding ABC transporter permease — its product is MSDTRLDTTATGVPGTSRVTKANLAARIAPLIGMPLGIVLLLVVGALLSDRFFTLGNLVNVLINISILGVIVVGMALVFITRGLADLSVPATVAVGAILTLGLQPAIGTVPAAIVAILAALAAGCVNGLLIGYARINPVITTLAVSTIVLGIAQWSVGGVIVYGTDKAAQTFLNGRVLGIPIIVIVFLVVAVAGHLMLSRTTLGRWIYAAGSNPDATRASAVPLARTRASAFVLTAGLSGLAGVLLGVTLQTARPGIGIGYEFDAITAVVVGGISLLGGSGSIPRALGGLLFVALLNNILVLQGVPTPVQGIAKGLLIVGAVSLDIYLRRKGGRS
- a CDS encoding ATP-binding cassette domain-containing protein; the encoded protein is MRKCTPERRERASRPGSPTCRRIASATASCHPLRSRTTSRSPCWDGCRPGGWISRSREKELAKDQVTALGVSPPVIDRPVDTLSGGNQQKVVIAKWLAARPRVLILDEPTRGVDVGAKADIHEIIGELAAAGTAILLISSELPEVLAVSDRIFVLHEGRVSAELSRAEANETSVMHAATGEAATV
- a CDS encoding aldose 1-epimerase family protein, which translates into the protein MPAAPLFYGRSPAEARRRTGSPRQLAGIDDLVETQGPARGARRLILTSGAGLTVHVHPDRALDLGAATYRGVPLAWHSPTGFPAPGLTVDSGTEWLRSFGGGLLATCGLDAFGPPSTEAGVDYPMHGRVGGIPATVTRAETTDEEIVVEGEVRQTTVFGENLVLRRRITIPLGTARVVIEDHITNEAAAPAGTMVLYHANIGWPLLDEAAVLTVPSKSVTPRDAAAETGLADWWSISEPVAGYVEQVFKHDFSGCDEAEVAVDNPHLDLRLAIRFDSATLPALHQWKMMGEGHYVLGLEPTNVDWSLGRAAAREAGVLPVLEPGESVDHRVEFVCGPSEIRAASADAGGRSEA
- a CDS encoding cupin domain-containing protein, with product MAQAGPYEGVTGSEAAIDRAMNEAGGILRLAPTWVPRAFCTPGRRIRLHPDDYFPLGKERGGIDERWLASAVRAENGPLTDPFEGLSLVLDPTGGVIPLDEFVAHTKGDAIGGLWESHGLWPMYSKFFDNEFPLPFHIHHRDEHAALVGKPGKPEAYYFPPQMNNHGGRFPYTFFGLHPEVTRDELRDKFAAFLTGGDNRITDLSKAYRITPGTGWDVPAGILHAPASMCTYEPQAACDVFAMTESWSNNREVPDELLWKDVPADRVGDLDFIVELVDWERNVDPEFWSNRFTPPIETIESRAGSPEYVERWITYRSSAFSAKELTVAPGGSVTIADRDAHGLIAVAGHGRLDDLPIAAIASIRYGQLSSDEFFITAAAAKNGVEVTNTSATDDLVLLKHFGPGNQQLAAERGELGL
- a CDS encoding DeoR/GlpR family DNA-binding transcription regulator — protein: MAVNSSVDGERRRKELVELVEAAGEISIEEARARFEVSAMTIRRDLEVLELEGRLRRVRGGAVPAPAARSHDDRLATRSAAKRAIARKALALVPVRGAIALDASTTVHALAETLGERDGLVALTNSIQTFEALTRAGGIEAQLTGGRHESVTGSLVGPLANAGARALHTRVFFSSAAALHPGTGTSEASLAEAEVKQQFAQVADRTVLCIDASKLGERSTGHALELADVSTLVTELDPADPRLDPYRDRVELV
- a CDS encoding bifunctional aldolase/short-chain dehydrogenase: MTRPVTVDDLIARSNRLGADRKNTNFAGGNTSAKGAATDPVTGDEIQLMWVKGSGGDLGTLTPAGLSALRVDRLRALTEVYPGVDREDEMVAALDYCLHGKGGAAPSIDTAMHGLVDAAHVDHLHPDSGIAIATAAEGEELTAKIFGDRVVWVPWRRPGFQLGLDIAAIKAAHPQAVGCILGGHGITAWGDTSEECERNSLWIIDTAADYISEHGAPEPFGAVVTGYEPLPESERRARAAALAPAIRRIASHDSTMVGHFDDSEPVLDFLSREKLFPLSELGTSCPDHFLRTKVKPLVLDLPATATLEQQLERLPQLHEDYRAAYRAYYDAHADETSPAMRGADPLIVLVPGVGMFSYGKDKQTARVAGEFYLNAINVMRGAEALSRYAPIGDAEKFRIEYWALEEAKLRRLPAPKSHQGRIALVTGAASGIGKAIATRLAAQGACVIVADLDAEKARAAASELGSTDVAVGVAADVSDAAAVSAAIDEAVLAFGGLDLVVNNAGLSLSKPLLETTERDWDLQHDVMAKGSFLVSQAGARAMIAQGMGGDIVYISSKNSVFAGPNNIAYSATKADQAHQVRLLAVELGEHGIRVNGINPDGVVRGSGIFASGWGANRAATYGVKEEDLGQFYANRTILKREVLPEHVADAVYVLTCDELSRTTGLHVPVDSGVAAAFLR